The Planococcus liqunii genome includes a region encoding these proteins:
- a CDS encoding pseudouridine-5'-phosphate glycosidase gives MNSMITYSTEVQHAMDNNQPIVALESTIISHGMPYPQNVETARIVEQIIRDNGAVPATIAIMDGKIKIGLSDEELELLGNSPDVAKVSRRDLGQLIATKKIGATTVAATMICAELAGIRVFATGGIGGVHRGAETTMDISADLEELATTGVAVVCAGAKSILDIGLTLEFLETKGVPVIGYKTDKMPAFYTQASEFDLTFRADDVDILAKVLKAKWDLGLKGGAVVANPIPAEHAMEESFINGIIDQAMVEAKENGIAGKETTPFLLGKVKELTEGTSLVANIELVKHNAEVGAKLAVAYNGL, from the coding sequence ATGAACTCAATGATTACTTATTCAACTGAAGTACAACACGCAATGGACAACAACCAACCGATTGTGGCGCTGGAATCGACAATCATCTCTCACGGCATGCCTTACCCGCAAAACGTGGAAACAGCGCGCATCGTTGAACAGATCATCCGCGATAATGGAGCTGTTCCAGCAACAATCGCCATTATGGACGGCAAAATCAAAATCGGTTTATCCGATGAAGAGCTGGAACTTCTGGGCAACAGTCCGGACGTCGCAAAAGTTTCACGCCGCGATCTTGGACAATTGATCGCAACGAAAAAAATCGGTGCGACGACGGTTGCTGCTACAATGATTTGTGCAGAACTTGCAGGCATCCGTGTATTTGCCACAGGCGGCATTGGCGGCGTTCACCGTGGTGCAGAAACGACAATGGACATTTCTGCTGACCTTGAGGAATTGGCTACTACAGGAGTCGCAGTTGTCTGTGCCGGAGCTAAATCGATTTTGGATATCGGTTTAACACTGGAATTCCTTGAAACTAAAGGTGTACCGGTCATCGGTTATAAAACAGATAAAATGCCGGCGTTCTATACACAAGCCAGCGAATTTGATTTGACTTTCCGTGCAGATGATGTTGATATTTTGGCAAAAGTATTGAAAGCGAAATGGGATCTTGGACTAAAAGGCGGCGCTGTAGTGGCCAACCCGATTCCGGCGGAACATGCGATGGAAGAATCGTTCATTAACGGCATTATTGATCAAGCCATGGTGGAAGCAAAAGAAAATGGCATCGCTGGAAAAGAAACAACGCCTTTCCTTCTTGGAAAAGTAAAAGAATTGACGGAAGGCACTAGCTTGGTCGCAAACATTGAATTGGTAAAACATAACGCTGAAGTCGGCGCGAAATTAGCAGTGGCTTATAACGGACTTTAA
- a CDS encoding carbohydrate kinase family protein → MNKKEQEVIELIRKNPYLSQQEMADSLQMSRPSLANLISGLIRQGKIAGRAYILPEEGTVVCIGGANVDRKFWLEKTAQMGTSNPAAVSGSVGGVARNVAENLGRMGHRVKLMTIAGNDPEWKLIQETSSPFMDTELTQTHNDLSTGTYTAILEPDGEMILAMADMAIYDSLTVEYVKRHETALMAAAFLVIDLNCPKETVRYVQELAKTRNIPLAVIPVSTPKIDRLGEDLTGITWLILNKGEAERFLSIKIDSPEAWKNAAARLLGHGAGNIVITAGKEGAMAGNHERISHFAAIDVPELLDVTGAGDAFSSGIIHSYLKDLPFEKIIQTGLINAAKTLQSESTVRTELSAMQLQIELEELL, encoded by the coding sequence TTGAACAAAAAGGAACAGGAAGTCATTGAACTGATCCGGAAAAATCCTTATTTGTCTCAACAAGAGATGGCGGATTCTTTACAAATGTCCCGTCCATCTTTAGCTAACTTAATCTCCGGGTTAATTCGGCAAGGGAAAATTGCAGGCCGGGCATACATCCTACCAGAAGAAGGAACGGTTGTCTGCATTGGCGGGGCGAACGTCGACCGCAAGTTTTGGCTGGAAAAAACAGCGCAGATGGGCACATCCAACCCGGCAGCAGTTTCGGGCAGCGTCGGCGGAGTCGCCCGGAACGTAGCGGAAAACTTGGGCAGAATGGGCCACCGGGTAAAACTGATGACCATCGCCGGCAACGATCCGGAGTGGAAATTGATACAAGAAACCTCTTCGCCTTTTATGGATACGGAATTAACGCAAACCCATAACGATCTTTCGACCGGCACTTATACAGCCATATTGGAGCCGGATGGGGAAATGATTTTGGCGATGGCCGATATGGCCATCTACGATTCACTGACCGTGGAATACGTCAAACGCCACGAAACGGCGTTGATGGCAGCTGCTTTTCTTGTCATCGATTTGAATTGTCCGAAAGAAACAGTCCGCTACGTGCAGGAACTGGCAAAAACACGCAATATCCCGTTGGCTGTCATTCCCGTCTCTACACCTAAAATTGACCGGCTTGGAGAAGATTTGACCGGCATTACCTGGCTGATTTTGAATAAAGGGGAAGCGGAACGCTTTTTAAGCATCAAAATCGATTCTCCCGAAGCTTGGAAAAATGCTGCGGCCCGTTTGCTTGGACATGGAGCGGGAAATATCGTAATCACCGCTGGAAAAGAAGGGGCGATGGCAGGGAACCATGAAAGAATCAGCCACTTCGCGGCAATCGACGTGCCGGAGCTTCTCGATGTCACTGGAGCCGGAGATGCATTTTCAAGCGGCATCATCCACAGTTACTTAAAAGACCTCCCGTTTGAAAAGATTATTCAGACGGGGCTAATCAATGCAGCGAAAACGCTGCAAAGCGAATCAACCGTAAGAACCGAGTTATCGGCAATGCAACTACAAATTGAACTGGAGGAACTACTATGA
- a CDS encoding class I SAM-dependent methyltransferase: protein MIDVMKMFKARMYMKRNEPFLYSWHAYVGYELDLFKAFERPVTQFDVADALQLDEDLLRQWVSVGVSIGHLKEAGRGRYKVWNTWKLPKPKGNNSSGVLLKEMMELHIPTLLSYPEMMRNQNRRHFDEEKHAPTVAETSRLLEVLAMPKMSKRIRENRSRTVLDIGCGEAGYIKKLADRFPDTQFTGIEISPAVVETAKELTADNDNIVIENADLWQYQPERLQDMVMMNNVIHYIDLEKRQALFTELATWLEKDGILSVVTPIAGSSDDPPFANVFNSFFSSFDNLYRLPTRQELAEWGEEAGLTMLGIKTVIKEGSWYIAQYQKKS from the coding sequence ATGATTGATGTGATGAAAATGTTTAAGGCTCGTATGTATATGAAGCGCAATGAGCCGTTTTTATATAGCTGGCACGCTTATGTAGGGTATGAATTGGATTTGTTTAAAGCTTTTGAACGCCCGGTGACGCAATTTGATGTAGCGGACGCCCTTCAATTGGATGAGGATTTGCTGCGCCAATGGGTAAGTGTCGGAGTCTCGATCGGCCACTTGAAAGAAGCCGGAAGAGGGCGCTACAAAGTATGGAACACCTGGAAATTGCCGAAACCGAAAGGCAATAATTCGTCCGGCGTTTTGTTAAAGGAAATGATGGAACTCCACATCCCGACTTTGCTCAGTTACCCCGAAATGATGCGGAATCAAAACCGGCGCCATTTTGATGAAGAAAAACATGCCCCGACCGTTGCAGAAACCAGCCGTTTGCTTGAAGTGCTGGCTATGCCAAAAATGTCCAAACGTATTCGGGAAAACAGGAGCCGCACCGTTCTCGACATTGGATGTGGAGAAGCTGGATATATCAAAAAGCTCGCTGACCGTTTTCCTGATACCCAATTTACCGGAATCGAAATCAGTCCGGCAGTTGTGGAAACCGCTAAGGAATTGACCGCTGACAATGACAATATTGTCATTGAAAATGCAGACTTGTGGCAGTATCAGCCTGAACGCCTGCAAGATATGGTCATGATGAACAACGTCATCCACTATATCGACCTGGAAAAGCGGCAGGCGCTGTTCACGGAACTGGCCACTTGGCTTGAGAAAGATGGCATTCTTTCAGTGGTCACCCCAATCGCCGGCAGCAGCGATGATCCGCCTTTTGCGAACGTCTTCAACAGTTTTTTCTCTTCTTTCGACAACCTCTACCGCCTGCCGACAAGACAGGAACTAGCGGAATGGGGAGAAGAAGCAGGACTCACCATGCTTGGCATTAAAACCGTCATTAAAGAAGGCAGCTGGTACATCGCACAATATCAAAAGAAAAGCTGA
- the mreBH gene encoding rod-share determining protein MreBH, translating into MFSSTDIGIDLGTANILVYTKAKGIILNEPSVVALDTKSNKVIAFGEDAKAMIGKTPDSIRVVRPLKEGVIADFDVTIELLKLVMQKAAKQIGGSFRKPNVMICTPCGATSVERRAIVDAVKHSGAKSVHLIEEPVAAAIGADLPVSEPIASVIVDIGGGTTEVGIISFGGVVSANTVRVAGDRMDEDIIQYVRKKYNVLIGEPTAENIKKQIGYALISHEEETMEVRGRDIMTGLPKVVNLTSTEIQEALKESLLAILECIRATLENCPAELSGDIVDQGVIISGGGALLKGLQQWLSEEISVPVHIAPQPLESVAIGTGKSLVMLNKLDKIAR; encoded by the coding sequence ATGTTTTCTTCAACGGATATTGGAATTGATTTAGGAACTGCAAATATTTTAGTTTATACAAAAGCAAAAGGCATTATTTTAAACGAACCTTCAGTGGTCGCATTGGATACAAAATCAAATAAAGTGATTGCGTTCGGCGAAGATGCCAAAGCTATGATTGGCAAAACCCCTGACTCAATTCGAGTGGTCCGTCCCTTAAAAGAAGGCGTTATTGCAGACTTTGACGTGACCATCGAATTGTTGAAACTGGTCATGCAAAAAGCAGCCAAACAAATCGGCGGTTCTTTCCGCAAACCGAATGTCATGATTTGCACGCCTTGCGGTGCCACTTCCGTCGAACGGCGCGCCATCGTGGACGCAGTGAAACACAGCGGCGCAAAAAGCGTCCACTTGATCGAAGAGCCGGTGGCAGCTGCAATTGGCGCAGATCTTCCAGTCAGCGAACCGATTGCCAGCGTCATCGTAGACATTGGCGGCGGCACGACTGAAGTCGGCATCATTTCCTTTGGCGGCGTTGTATCAGCCAATACAGTACGAGTTGCGGGTGACCGCATGGATGAAGACATCATTCAATATGTCCGCAAAAAATACAATGTGCTGATTGGCGAGCCTACCGCTGAAAATATTAAAAAACAAATCGGTTATGCCTTGATCTCTCACGAAGAGGAAACCATGGAAGTCCGCGGCCGCGATATCATGACCGGTTTGCCAAAAGTCGTGAACTTGACTTCAACGGAAATCCAGGAAGCTTTAAAAGAATCGTTGCTGGCCATTCTCGAATGCATCCGCGCTACGCTGGAAAACTGTCCGGCCGAATTGTCTGGGGATATTGTAGACCAAGGCGTAATCATTTCAGGAGGCGGCGCCTTGCTGAAAGGCCTGCAGCAATGGCTATCTGAAGAAATTTCGGTACCGGTACATATTGCACCGCAGCCGCTGGAGTCTGTCGCAATCGGCACTGGAAAATCGCTTGTCATGCTTAACAAATTGGACAAAATCGCACGTTAA
- a CDS encoding DUF1128 domain-containing protein, with translation MDLSQPSNENVSFMIEEIKAKLRMVNSDAMKPEHFNSSKYEDLKELYEMVASRDNITPNEMQAIAQELGSLRK, from the coding sequence ATGGACCTCTCACAACCGTCAAACGAAAATGTTTCTTTCATGATTGAAGAAATAAAAGCAAAATTGCGCATGGTCAATTCCGACGCAATGAAACCTGAACACTTCAATTCATCGAAATACGAAGACTTGAAAGAACTGTATGAAATGGTCGCAAGCCGCGACAACATTACGCCAAACGAAATGCAGGCAATCGCGCAGGAACTTGGTTCATTGCGCAAATAA
- a CDS encoding YtxH domain-containing protein: protein MSQNKLLTGLLMGAAVGVIVSLLDRNTRNDVVNKSKKVGSSAQYYAQNRKELVNAVQQQTEKVQNLYSRISEDASYVGEKVNELKDLTPHVKELAMETKEAFVDTKDAVIDSKDDVLSALKEDSPSATSSLTEGNDSSSTGSGSNFGSTSNSSTGSTTGSASGSTSGYNSGTNSSKKA from the coding sequence ATGAGCCAAAACAAACTATTAACAGGATTACTTATGGGAGCTGCGGTTGGTGTAATCGTATCTTTATTAGACCGCAACACGCGAAATGACGTAGTGAACAAATCGAAAAAAGTGGGCAGCAGTGCTCAATATTATGCTCAAAATAGAAAAGAATTAGTGAATGCTGTACAGCAGCAGACTGAAAAAGTTCAAAATCTTTATTCAAGAATTTCCGAAGACGCTTCTTATGTGGGAGAAAAAGTAAACGAATTGAAAGACTTGACTCCGCATGTGAAAGAACTAGCAATGGAAACAAAAGAGGCATTTGTTGATACGAAAGATGCAGTCATTGATTCTAAAGACGACGTATTGTCTGCTCTAAAAGAAGACAGCCCGTCTGCTACTTCATCTTTGACTGAAGGAAATGATTCAAGTTCTACTGGATCCGGTTCTAACTTTGGATCAACTTCAAATTCGTCGACTGGATCAACGACAGGATCGGCGTCAGGATCAACATCGGGTTATAATTCCGGCACAAATTCTTCAAAAAAGGCCTAA
- a CDS encoding beta-class carbonic anhydrase, with amino-acid sequence MSMLEDILEYNEQFVENKEYEQYITTKFPDKKIVILTCMDTRLFEMLPKAMNLKNGDVKIVKSAGAVINHPFGGIMRSLFVAVYELKAEEIYIIGHHDCGMSAIDPTSVLEKMKARGIDEKTIEQLKYSGVNIEDWLRGFDDVNESVRHSVNMVKNHPLMDRTVPVHGLVIDPTTGKLDIVINGNENR; translated from the coding sequence ATGTCCATGTTGGAAGATATTTTGGAGTACAACGAACAATTTGTTGAGAACAAAGAGTATGAGCAATACATAACCACTAAATTCCCCGACAAGAAAATCGTTATTCTTACTTGTATGGATACCCGGCTATTTGAAATGCTGCCTAAAGCCATGAACTTGAAAAATGGCGATGTAAAAATCGTAAAAAGTGCCGGTGCTGTCATTAACCACCCATTCGGAGGAATCATGCGCAGCCTATTTGTCGCTGTCTATGAATTGAAAGCAGAAGAAATTTATATAATCGGCCATCATGACTGCGGCATGTCTGCCATTGATCCGACTTCCGTGCTCGAAAAAATGAAGGCACGTGGAATTGATGAAAAAACCATCGAGCAATTGAAATATTCCGGAGTGAACATCGAGGACTGGCTGCGCGGCTTTGATGATGTCAACGAAAGCGTACGCCACAGTGTAAATATGGTGAAAAACCATCCATTAATGGACCGTACTGTACCGGTTCACGGACTGGTAATTGATCCTACTACGGGCAAACTTGATATTGTTATTAACGGAAACGAAAACCGCTGA
- a CDS encoding FAD-dependent oxidoreductase encodes MKTDVFISGGGVGGLTLALKLAQRGVNVTVAERLASKTPAYKGELLQPKSMQIFDGLGLFEEIEERSNEIKVLDMLELSSTLAVRDQSFLDYSVLPGKYNAAYMAHHEELKSILREAASQYPNFSYLGGTTVKKIDGNAAHLQKGKEKLEVQADYFIGAEGRASVTRKAMDIEIKQTTYNHHFLTVTFPRAENFRDGKIISTYNRFLGLFPLPDNQVRSVYLIPEGDYQALKEKPISHFHKLYTDLAPSIDGYVQQLQDWKKIQLMIPVMFHAPSYVKENKAIIGDAAHAVHPMAGEGMNMAIQDADVLGELLADMAESGKRNPENLHWFEKVRYKRAEHVIQLSHLSALAYSFPFRTVSYLRTRTVERMEEDPILHFKQMLNVSGLGMWKENVRDRFIQGGIMPVRRSRDLTSDTKELKYFTREEDYPWKVEGLL; translated from the coding sequence ATGAAAACAGATGTGTTCATTAGTGGGGGAGGAGTCGGTGGCTTAACACTTGCCTTGAAGTTGGCACAGCGCGGAGTGAATGTCACCGTCGCGGAACGTCTGGCTTCCAAGACTCCTGCTTATAAAGGTGAATTGCTGCAGCCCAAAAGCATGCAGATCTTTGATGGACTGGGACTCTTTGAAGAAATTGAAGAACGTTCCAATGAGATCAAAGTGCTCGATATGCTGGAATTGTCCAGTACCCTGGCAGTCCGCGATCAATCTTTTTTGGATTATAGCGTGCTTCCGGGAAAATACAATGCCGCTTATATGGCGCATCATGAAGAACTGAAATCGATTCTTCGTGAAGCCGCTTCCCAATACCCCAATTTTTCTTATTTAGGTGGAACTACCGTAAAGAAAATTGATGGAAATGCCGCCCACTTACAAAAAGGCAAAGAAAAACTGGAAGTGCAGGCTGATTATTTTATAGGAGCCGAAGGCAGGGCATCGGTTACGCGAAAAGCGATGGACATTGAAATAAAGCAAACAACTTACAACCATCATTTCTTAACCGTCACTTTTCCGCGCGCTGAAAATTTCCGGGATGGAAAAATCATTTCGACGTACAACCGGTTTTTGGGTTTGTTTCCTTTGCCGGATAACCAGGTACGAAGCGTGTACTTGATACCGGAAGGAGACTACCAAGCGTTGAAAGAGAAACCGATCAGCCATTTCCATAAACTTTATACAGATTTGGCGCCTTCCATAGATGGTTATGTCCAACAATTGCAGGACTGGAAGAAAATCCAGTTAATGATTCCGGTCATGTTCCATGCCCCTTCCTATGTAAAAGAGAATAAAGCGATTATTGGAGATGCCGCTCATGCGGTGCATCCGATGGCAGGGGAAGGCATGAACATGGCCATCCAGGATGCGGATGTACTAGGCGAGCTGCTGGCCGATATGGCCGAATCCGGAAAACGGAACCCTGAAAATCTGCACTGGTTTGAAAAAGTGCGTTATAAACGGGCTGAACACGTAATCCAGCTGAGCCATTTATCGGCACTGGCCTATTCATTTCCTTTCCGGACCGTTAGTTATCTGCGGACACGAACAGTTGAACGCATGGAAGAAGATCCAATCCTTCACTTCAAGCAGATGCTGAATGTTTCAGGTCTCGGCATGTGGAAAGAAAACGTCCGCGACCGTTTTATCCAAGGCGGAATTATGCCTGTTCGGCGAAGCAGGGATTTAACTTCAGATACAAAAGAATTGAAATATTTCACCAGAGAAGAAGATTATCCGTGGAAAGTGGAGGGACTTTTATGA
- a CDS encoding alanine/glycine:cation symporter family protein, with the protein MERLESILGSISSFVWGPPLLILLVGTGIFLTIRLGLLQVRYLPYALKLVFTKNQDTKSEGDISHFQALSTALAATVGTGNIVGVATAVILGGPGAVFWMWMSAFFGMATKYGEAVLAVKYRVVDARGLMAGGPMYYLEHGLKQKWLGVLFAIFGSIAAFGIGNGTQSNSVAAVVRDTFNVPTWITGIILTVFAAAVILGGITTIGKVTSYFVPFMALFYIIAGAVIMVLNVELILPAIGTILTSAFTGEAAVGGAIGAAIRYGVARGVFSNEAGLGSAPIAAAAAKTDMPGRQALVSMTQVFIDTLIICSITGITIVMSGMYTDKSLEGSALTTAAFEQFLGPIGPIVVAIGLIFFASSTIIGWSYYGEKCFQYLFKNPSLLIVYRVAFIAVVFIGATVSLDVVWMFSDIMNGLMALPNLIGLLGLSGVIALETKRIVAKIKEEKAEAKEAARIGN; encoded by the coding sequence ATGGAGCGATTAGAATCAATTTTGGGCAGCATCAGCAGTTTTGTCTGGGGTCCACCTCTTCTGATTTTATTGGTGGGCACAGGAATCTTCTTAACTATTCGTTTAGGCCTTTTACAAGTCCGATATTTGCCTTATGCATTAAAGCTGGTATTTACTAAAAATCAGGATACGAAATCAGAAGGCGACATCAGCCACTTCCAGGCGCTCTCCACCGCACTGGCTGCAACAGTCGGTACCGGTAATATCGTCGGTGTTGCGACAGCCGTCATTTTAGGCGGCCCGGGTGCCGTCTTCTGGATGTGGATGTCGGCATTCTTTGGGATGGCGACCAAGTACGGGGAAGCTGTGCTTGCAGTCAAATACCGTGTCGTCGATGCCAGAGGTTTGATGGCCGGCGGGCCGATGTATTATTTGGAACACGGCTTGAAACAGAAATGGCTGGGCGTATTATTTGCCATCTTCGGTTCCATTGCTGCGTTCGGCATCGGCAACGGGACACAGTCCAACTCGGTTGCTGCAGTAGTCCGCGATACGTTTAACGTACCCACATGGATTACCGGCATCATTTTGACGGTTTTCGCAGCTGCTGTTATTTTAGGCGGCATCACGACAATCGGAAAAGTTACTTCCTACTTTGTTCCGTTTATGGCATTGTTCTATATCATTGCCGGAGCGGTAATTATGGTGCTGAACGTTGAATTGATCCTGCCGGCAATCGGCACGATCCTTACTTCGGCCTTTACCGGCGAAGCTGCAGTAGGCGGTGCAATCGGTGCCGCGATCCGATACGGGGTCGCCCGAGGGGTCTTCTCCAATGAAGCTGGCCTCGGTTCTGCTCCAATTGCCGCAGCGGCTGCCAAAACGGATATGCCGGGGCGCCAAGCCCTTGTATCGATGACACAAGTATTTATCGATACCTTGATCATCTGTTCCATCACAGGCATCACGATTGTCATGTCAGGCATGTATACCGACAAGTCGCTGGAAGGTTCCGCACTGACAACAGCTGCCTTCGAACAATTCCTAGGGCCAATCGGTCCGATTGTGGTCGCGATTGGGCTCATTTTCTTTGCTTCTTCAACGATTATCGGCTGGTCGTACTACGGCGAGAAATGTTTCCAGTATCTATTTAAAAATCCGAGCCTTTTGATTGTTTACCGTGTTGCCTTTATTGCGGTAGTGTTCATCGGTGCCACTGTTTCTCTTGATGTGGTGTGGATGTTCTCAGATATCATGAACGGATTAATGGCTCTGCCAAACTTGATCGGCCTTCTCGGTCTGTCGGGTGTCATTGCGCTTGAAACGAAACGCATTGTGGCAAAAATCAAAGAAGAAAAAGCAGAAGCGAAAGAAGCCGCGCGCATTGGCAATTGA
- a CDS encoding aminopeptidase, which produces MTTFDEKLARYAELAVNVGVNIQPGQPLYINTTLNAAPFVRLIAKKAYEAGARQVHVDWSDDEITRTRFELAPEDSFADFPSWKVQERELLADQGAAFISIMSQSPDLLKGIDSKRIAASQKATGTALSKYRQYVQSDKISWTVLAAPSKEWAVKVFAELPEDQQMDALWDAIFKAVRADLDNPVQEWLDHDKTLHTKVDYLNNKKYTKLHYTSPKTDLEVALPKGHLWCGAGSVNEKGHTFMANMPTEEVFTVPDKTGVNGYVSSTKPLSYGGNIIDDFKITFENGKIVDVTAAEGEEVLKELVATDEGSHYLGEVALVPHESPISASNILFYNTLFDENASNHFAIGSAYAFCIEGGKIMSKEELAEQGLNQSITHVDFMVGSGEMDIDGILEDGTREPIFRAGNWAF; this is translated from the coding sequence TTGACAACTTTTGACGAAAAACTGGCCCGTTATGCGGAACTTGCTGTAAACGTAGGTGTTAATATTCAACCGGGGCAACCGCTTTATATCAACACTACCTTGAATGCTGCACCTTTTGTACGCTTAATTGCAAAAAAAGCCTATGAAGCAGGCGCCAGACAAGTCCACGTGGACTGGAGCGATGACGAAATTACACGCACCCGCTTTGAACTGGCTCCAGAAGATTCGTTTGCAGATTTCCCTTCCTGGAAAGTACAGGAGCGTGAATTGCTGGCTGATCAAGGAGCTGCGTTTATCAGCATTATGTCTCAAAGCCCGGACCTTTTAAAAGGCATTGATTCGAAACGGATTGCCGCTTCGCAAAAAGCAACGGGAACGGCACTCAGCAAATACCGCCAATATGTGCAATCAGACAAGATCAGCTGGACCGTTCTTGCCGCCCCTTCCAAAGAGTGGGCAGTCAAAGTCTTCGCGGAACTTCCGGAAGATCAGCAAATGGACGCGTTATGGGACGCAATATTCAAAGCGGTGCGCGCCGATTTGGACAATCCGGTACAAGAATGGCTGGACCATGATAAAACTTTGCACACGAAAGTGGATTACTTGAACAATAAAAAATACACTAAACTACATTACACTTCTCCAAAAACAGACTTGGAAGTTGCATTGCCAAAAGGCCACTTGTGGTGCGGTGCAGGATCTGTAAACGAGAAAGGCCATACATTCATGGCAAACATGCCGACTGAAGAAGTATTCACTGTGCCGGACAAAACAGGCGTCAACGGCTATGTTTCCAGTACGAAACCGTTAAGTTATGGCGGCAATATCATCGATGATTTTAAAATTACGTTTGAAAACGGCAAAATTGTCGATGTTACTGCAGCTGAAGGCGAAGAAGTGTTAAAAGAACTTGTTGCTACCGATGAAGGTTCGCATTATCTGGGCGAAGTAGCGCTCGTGCCGCATGAATCGCCGATTTCAGCTTCGAATATTTTATTCTACAATACCCTTTTTGATGAAAATGCATCGAACCATTTTGCGATTGGCAGTGCATATGCCTTCTGTATCGAAGGCGGCAAAATAATGTCGAAGGAAGAGCTGGCTGAACAGGGCCTAAACCAAAGCATTACCCACGTCGACTTCATGGTCGGTTCCGGCGAAATGGATATTGACGGAATCCTGGAAGACGGCACTCGTGAACCGATTTTCAGAGCCGGCAACTGGGCTTTTTAA